The following are encoded in a window of Onthophagus taurus isolate NC chromosome 3, IU_Otau_3.0, whole genome shotgun sequence genomic DNA:
- the LOC111421880 gene encoding ATP synthase subunit O, mitochondrial, which translates to MASTKFTILARSFSTSGAVNQLIKPPIQVFGIEGRYATALYSAASKEKKLDAVEKELVQFQGVLKSDVKLNEFILNPTIKKQTKTEGVKAIASKAGLSPASANLLQILAENGRLKKLNGVINAFKTIMSAHRGEVQCEVTTAKPLDQAQRQKLEGVLKSFLKGSQSLHLTANVDPGIIGGMIVSIGDRYVDMSVSSKIKKYTDIISTPV; encoded by the exons ATGGCATCAACAAAGTTCACAATCCTC GCGAGGAGTTTCAGTACTTCTGGGGCCGTTAACCAATTAATCAAGCCTCCAATCCAAGTGTTTGGAATTGAGGGTCGGTACGCTACCGCTTTATACTCGGCCgcttcaaaagaaaaaaagttggaTGCGGTCGAAAAAGAATTGGTTCAATTCCAAGGTGTGCTTAAATCCGACGTTAAATTGAAcgagtttattttaaatccgACTATTAAGAAGCAAACGAAAACCGAAGGAGTGAAAGCGATCGCTTCCAAAGCGGGATTATCGCCGGCTTCTGCTaatttgttgcaaattttggcCGAAAACGGCcgattgaaaaaattaaatggggTTATTAATgcttttaaaactattatgtCTGCCCATAGAGGAGAG GTGCAATGTGAAGTAACCACAGCGAAACCCTTGGATCAAGCTCAACGTCAAAAGTTAGAGGgagttttaaaatcgtttttgaaagGTAGCCAAAGTTTACATTTAACGGCTAATGTTGATCCGGGTATTATTGGCGGGATGATTGTCAGTATCGGGGATCGATACGTTGATATGAGCGTTTCCAGCAAGATTAAGAAGTACACGGATATAATTAGTACCccagtttaa
- the LOC111421878 gene encoding protein salivary glands marred isoform X3: MTESAFRARDIGLRAQKKILSRMAGKNVARAFIDDTTASLLDNLYRLAKQYSNNKKEAEKLVKNIIKVVIKLGVLHRNGLFTAEELKQAERFKSKFRIAGMAIISFYEVDFSYDRNYLTNALGESHKCLRFIVSNHLTEKSLARIDSVFNYFGNEHFLDSIFKPDGEYRDILGRVVTDLNKAIESGDL; the protein is encoded by the exons ATGACGGAAAGTGCGTTTAGGGCCCGCGATATCGGCCTAAGGGCtcaaaagaaaattctttCGAGGATGGCAGGAAAAAATGTCGCAAGGGCTTTTATCGATGACACAACGGCGTCTTTGTTGGATAATTTATATCGTTTGGCTAAGCAATAC tcaaataataaaaaagaagccGAAAAGTTagtaaaaaacataataaaagtaGTAATAAAATTAGGAGTTCTCCACCGTAACGGTCTTTTCACCGCCGAAGAATTAAAACAAGCGGAACGTTTTAAATCAAAGTTTCGAATCGCTGGAATGGCAATTATATCCTTTTACGAAGTCGATTTTAGTTACGACCGTAACTATTTGACGAACGCCCTCGGGGAATCACACAAGTGCCTCAGGTTCATTGTTTCGAACCACTTAACGGAAAAATCTTTAGCGAGAATCGACAGCGTCTTTAATTATTTCGGCAACGAACACTTTTTGgattcgatttttaagccGGACGGCGAATACAGGGATATTTTAGGTCGGGTCGTTACCGATTTGAATAAAGCCATCGAAAGCGGAGATCTTtag
- the LOC111421878 gene encoding protein salivary glands marred isoform X2, with amino-acid sequence MLDPVMTESAFRARDIGLRAQKKILSRMAGKNVARAFIDDTTASLLDNLYRLAKQYSNNKKEAEKLVKNIIKVVIKLGVLHRNGLFTAEELKQAERFKSKFRIAGMAIISFYEVDFSYDRNYLTNALGESHKCLRFIVSNHLTEKSLARIDSVFNYFGNEHFLDSIFKPDGEYRDILGRVVTDLNKAIESGDL; translated from the exons atgttgGATCCag TCATGACGGAAAGTGCGTTTAGGGCCCGCGATATCGGCCTAAGGGCtcaaaagaaaattctttCGAGGATGGCAGGAAAAAATGTCGCAAGGGCTTTTATCGATGACACAACGGCGTCTTTGTTGGATAATTTATATCGTTTGGCTAAGCAATAC tcaaataataaaaaagaagccGAAAAGTTagtaaaaaacataataaaagtaGTAATAAAATTAGGAGTTCTCCACCGTAACGGTCTTTTCACCGCCGAAGAATTAAAACAAGCGGAACGTTTTAAATCAAAGTTTCGAATCGCTGGAATGGCAATTATATCCTTTTACGAAGTCGATTTTAGTTACGACCGTAACTATTTGACGAACGCCCTCGGGGAATCACACAAGTGCCTCAGGTTCATTGTTTCGAACCACTTAACGGAAAAATCTTTAGCGAGAATCGACAGCGTCTTTAATTATTTCGGCAACGAACACTTTTTGgattcgatttttaagccGGACGGCGAATACAGGGATATTTTAGGTCGGGTCGTTACCGATTTGAATAAAGCCATCGAAAGCGGAGATCTTtag
- the LOC111421878 gene encoding protein salivary glands marred isoform X1, whose amino-acid sequence MTAIVELESWLIYQCIVTECNDCLFMTESAFRARDIGLRAQKKILSRMAGKNVARAFIDDTTASLLDNLYRLAKQYSNNKKEAEKLVKNIIKVVIKLGVLHRNGLFTAEELKQAERFKSKFRIAGMAIISFYEVDFSYDRNYLTNALGESHKCLRFIVSNHLTEKSLARIDSVFNYFGNEHFLDSIFKPDGEYRDILGRVVTDLNKAIESGDL is encoded by the exons ATGACCGCAATAGTTGAATTGGAAAGTTGGTTGATTTATCAATGTATTGTAACTGAATGCAACGATTGTTTAT TCATGACGGAAAGTGCGTTTAGGGCCCGCGATATCGGCCTAAGGGCtcaaaagaaaattctttCGAGGATGGCAGGAAAAAATGTCGCAAGGGCTTTTATCGATGACACAACGGCGTCTTTGTTGGATAATTTATATCGTTTGGCTAAGCAATAC tcaaataataaaaaagaagccGAAAAGTTagtaaaaaacataataaaagtaGTAATAAAATTAGGAGTTCTCCACCGTAACGGTCTTTTCACCGCCGAAGAATTAAAACAAGCGGAACGTTTTAAATCAAAGTTTCGAATCGCTGGAATGGCAATTATATCCTTTTACGAAGTCGATTTTAGTTACGACCGTAACTATTTGACGAACGCCCTCGGGGAATCACACAAGTGCCTCAGGTTCATTGTTTCGAACCACTTAACGGAAAAATCTTTAGCGAGAATCGACAGCGTCTTTAATTATTTCGGCAACGAACACTTTTTGgattcgatttttaagccGGACGGCGAATACAGGGATATTTTAGGTCGGGTCGTTACCGATTTGAATAAAGCCATCGAAAGCGGAGATCTTtag